From Halomarina ordinaria:
GACACGACGAACACCCGGACGCGGCCGACCCGGTCGGCGCCGAAGCCGATGCCGAGGCGGGCGGCGCTCGTGGTGAAGCCGATGACGCTGAGCGCGAGGACCCCCGCCCACCGCGCGCCGAGGTCGCCGGCGAAGGGGACGGCGTGATTGACGAGGACGAACAGCGGCGCGTAGATGAGCGTCCAGCCGAGGACGACCAGCGCGAACGGGAGCGACCGGACCGTCTCGCGGACGCCCCCGATGGGTTCCACGCCGCCGTCGAGGGCGGGGCGGCCTGCGCGCTCCGCCGACGCCGACTCCCCGGGGAACTCGTGGCTCCGGTCGGCGCCGACCGACCCCGGCGAGTCGGCGAGGAACAGGACCGCGAGGAGGAGGAGCGCGGTGAGCACGACCGCGAGCGTCCGGAACGCCCCGCGCCAGCCGTAGCGGGCGATGAGTTCGGCGGAGCCGGGCGCGATGAGCAGCATCCCGACGCCGAGGCCGGCGCTCGCGAACCCGGTCGCCGTCCCCCGGCGTCGGCGGAACCAGTGGGGGACGACGGCGTAGGCGACGAGGTAGAGACAGCCCATCCCGACGCCGGTGACGAGGCCGTAGGTCGCCACGAGCACCGGGTACGAGGCACTCAGCCCGGTGCCGTAGAGGCCGCCGCCGAGCAGGAGGGTGCCGAGCAGGAGGATTCGGCGGGGGCCGAAGCGGTCGAGCGCCCCGCCGAGGAGGGCGGCGCCGGCGTAGATGGCGAACGTCTGGACGCCGAAGACGAGCGAGATGCGCGCCGGCGAGGCGTCGAACGCGCCGAGCAGGGCGTCGAAGAACACGCTGAAGGAGTAGGTCATCCCGAACATGATGCCCGAGGAGACGAAGCAGCACGCCGCGACGACCCACCCGTAGTAGACGCGCTTCGCGAGACGGGAACGCACGCCGTACACCAGCGCGGGGGGAGCACGAAAAGGTTTGGGCCACCGACACGCGCTGCCTCGAATCGCCCGACGGAGGCGGCCAACACCCTACGTCGTGTCGGAAGTTCTTTTACGTGGTAGCAAGACTCGTGGCCCAGGGTACGATTAACCATGGCAATTACGAGCCCGATACGGCGGATGGGGGAGAAGTTCGCTGACTGGTCGATGAAGTACATGCCGGACCCGTACGTGTTCGTCATCGTCCTCACCGTCCTCGCGTTCCTCGGGGCGCTGCCGTTCCAGATGCAGGAGTCGGAGACGGCGCTGGGCGCCGTAGGGGGTGTCTTCGACGCCTGGTACGGCGGCGTCTGGACGTTCCTGACGTTCATGGCGCAGTTCGCCGTCATCCTGATGACCGGCGACGCCATCGCGAAGTCGCCGGCGGTCACCCGACTGCTCGAACGCATCGCCGGCCTGCCCACCTCTCGGAAGACGGCCGTCGCGTTCACCTCCTTCACGGCGATGGCGGCGGCGCTCATCTCGTGGGGGCTGGGGCTCATCGTCGGCGCGGTGATGGCCCGGCAGGTGACCTACCAGGGCCAGAAGAACGGGTTGGACCTCCACTACCCGCTGGTGGCCGCCGCGGGCTACACGGGGCTGATGATATGGCACTCCGGCATCACGAGTTCCTCGGGGCTGTTCATGGCCTCGCTGACCGAGGACGACGAGGCGTTCCTCCAGTACACGCCCGAGGGCATCCCCGTCACGGAGACCATCGGGAGCATGGCGAACCTCTCGACGGTTGCGCTGCTCCTGATATTCGTCCCGCTGGTGATGGCCGCGCTCCACCCGCGCGACGGCGACACGATTCGCGGCCTGCCCGACTCCGTGATGGAGGAGATGGCACCCTCCTCGGGCGTCGCGCCGGACGGCGGCGAGACGGCCGTCGGCGACCCCGTCGAACCGTCGGTCACCGAGCGCCTGACGCCCGCCGACCGCCTGAACACCTCCGTGCTGCTGACGGTGCTCATCGCCGTCTTCCCCGCGTACTACTTCATCAACTCGTGGTTCCTCAGCGGGGAGGGCCTCGCCGGCCTCTCGCTCAACAGCATCAACGCCTTCTTCCTGTTCAGCGCCATCGTCCTCTGGAAGACGCCGATGGGCGTCGTCGAGCAGATGGAGGACTCCGTGAAGAACGTCTCCGGCATCATCTTCCAGTTCCCGTTCTACGCCGGCATCTCCGGAATCGTCACCGGGACGGCGCTGGGACTCGCCATCGCGAACTTCTTCGCCAGCATCTCGACGCCGCTGACGTGGCCCGTCCTCGGCCTCATCAGCACCGGCCTCGTCAACATCTTCGTCCCCTCGGGCGGCGGGCAGTGGGCCGCGCAGGGACCCATCCTCCTCGAGACCACCCAACAGCTCGGTATGCCGCTGTCGACGGCGGTCATCCTCGAGATGATGGGCGACCAGTTGACGAACATGGTACAGCCGTTCTGGGCACTGCCGCTGCTCGCGCTCGCCGACCTCCGCGCCCGCGACATCATCGGCTACTCGACGGTGGCGATGCTCGTTGGCTTCGTCATCATGGCCGTCACGCTGACCGTCTTCCTCGGGCTCCCGTACGCCTGAGGTCGGTCGCGCCCCGCCTTCTCGTGCCTCGCTCTCCGCTCACGCCGACCCGTCGAGGACGTCCTCCGGCGAGCAGCACATCGCCTCCGGCGCGTCGTCCGTCGCCACGGCGAGCGTCCCCCGCGCCTCGTCGTCGGGGAAGAGCGTCGCCGCGCCGGCGAGGAGCGGCGCGACGAGCCCGACGACGACCGTCCCCGGGTCGGAGAGCGACGCGCGGACGGCGACGCGGCTCGTAGCGTCCAGCGACCACTCCTCGACGACCGACCGGGCGGCCGCGAGGACCTGTCGATGGGTGTACTCCTCGTCCCCGTCGGTCAGAAGGGGAGTTTCGGGAGCGACCACGTCCGGCGGTTCCGTCGGGTTCTCGCTCCAGACGTCGCGCTCGAAGTACGAGACGCTCGGGTCGTCCGGGGGGGCGCCGTAGACGACGCACTGCGTCGCCGCGTCGGGGTCGGACGCCGCCAGTCGGTCGGCGGGCGCGACGAGCGCGCGGGCCTCCGGCGCTCGTTCCCCGGGCGGGAGAACGCGGACGGTCGCGCCCAGCAGTGCCGCGCCGTGGACCGAGAGGACCGCCTCCGGAACGGGGTCGGCCACGACGGCGACCACGGTTCCCTCGCGGACGCCGAGGTGGCGCAGGAAGTTGCCCGTCTTCCAGGCGTTCGTCAGCAGGCGGTGGTAGTCGTACGCCCGGTCGAGCGCGGGGGCGAGCAGCGCGGGCGCGTCGCTCCGGCGCTCGCGCGCGAGCAGGTCACCGAGCACCCGCGGTGCCTGGTCGTCCATGCCCGTCGTTCGCGTCGGGCGGACAAAACCGGGTCGATGAACACCCGGGACGCGATGGTGTGGTGCCCCGGTCGAACGGGAGCGCGTCGCCGGTCGCTGTCGAGTGCGACCGTTACGCCCCGTCGGCACACGCTCGGCGACTGCTGTTGGGTGTGACCGGGGAGCGGCCCTCAGAAGGAGTTCTTCAGTTTCTCGAAGAACCCTTCCTTCACGTCCACCTCCTCGCCGCCGGCCTCGGCGAAGGCGGCGAGCGCCTCGCGCTGTGCCTCGTTGAGTTGGTCGGGCGTGACGACCTGGACCTGCACGAAGAGGTCGCCGTGGCCCCGGCGCTGGAGGCGCGGCATCCCCTTCCCCTGCAGGCGGAAGGTCTCGCCGCTCTGGGTCCCCGAGGGGACGTCCATCGACACCGTGCCGCCGAGCGTCTCGACGTCGACTTCGTCGCCGAAGACGGCCTGCGGGAACGACAGCGGGAGGCGATGGAGCAGGTCGTCGCCGTCGCGTTCGAAGTCGGGGTGGGGTTCGACGGTTATCTCGACGAGCAGGTCGCCCTTCGGGCCGCCCCCCTCGCCGGGCGCGCCCTCGCCGCTCATCCGGAGGGTCTGGCCGTCGCGGATGCCGGCGGGGACGTCGACGGTGAGCGTCGCGTCCTCGAGCACCTGCCCGTCGCCGGCGCAGGTGGTGCAGGTCTCCGAGTAGAGCGTCCCGTCGCCGGCGCACTGTTGACACGTCTGTGACTGCTGGACGCGGCCGAACGGCGTCTGCTGGACGCGCGTCTGCTGGCCCTGTCCGTTACACGCGGGACAGGTCTGGGCGTCGGCCTCGGGGGGATGCCCACGTCCGTCGCAGTCCGGACAGCGCTCGGGCCGGGTGACGGTCATCTGCGTCGAGAGTCCCTCGTAGGCGTCCCGGAGGTCGACGGTGAGGCCCGTCCGGAGGTCGCGGCCCTGTCGGGGACCGCTCCGGCCGCCGCCACCGCCGCCGAAGAACTGCTCGAAGATGTCGTCGAAGGGACTGCCGCCCGCGCCGCCGCCCATGCCGCCGAAGGGGTCGCCCCCGGCGCCGGCGTCGAAGCCCCCGCGTTTCTCGGCCTGTTCGAAGCGGTCGTGGCCCATCCGGTCGTAGGCCGCGCGCTTCTCCTCGTCCATGAGCACCTCCTTCGCCTTCTTCGCGCGCTTGAACTTCTCCTCGGCGTCGGGGTCGTCGCTCACGTCGGGGTGGTACTCCGCGGCCTGTTTCCGGAAGGCGGACCGTATCTCGTCCTCGTCGGCGTCGCGCGAGACGCCGAGCACCTCGTAGAAGTCCTCGCTCATTCGTTGTCGGTCGTACACCGTTGTGACACTTCAAAAGCCCGCTCCGGCTGCTATCACTCTCCTTACAAAAACGCCGTTCAGGGAACCGTTTTGGTCCGTGCCGGTCGACGTGGGGTATGGCAACTGACTCCACGACCGACGCGACGTTCGTCGAGGTCGCCGACCGGGCGTCGCTCGCGGACGGCCCGACCGTCGTCAGCGAGGACGGCCAGGCCATCGCCCTCTTCGACCACGACGGCGAGGTGTACGCCGTCGACAACCGCTGTCCGCACATGGGCTTCCCGCTCACGCGCGGCACCGTCGAGGACGGCATCCTCACCTGCCACTGGCACCACGCGCGCTTCGAACTGGAGGAGGGCGACACCTTCGACATCTGGGCCGACGACCTCCGGACGTTCCCCGTCGAGGTCCGAGATGGGAACGTGTACGTCGACCCGAGTCCCGACCCGGACGTGCCGCCGGCCGTCCACTGGCGCAACCGACTGGCCGACGGCCTCAACGAGAACCTCCGCCTCGTGATGGCGAAGGCGGTAGTGGGACTGGACGAGGAGGGCGAGGGCTTCCACACGCCCATCGAGACGGCGGTCACCTTCGGGACGCGCTACCGCGCGATGGGGTGGGGGCGGGGGCTGACCACCCTGGGATGTATGGCGAACCTCCACGCCGACGTCGGCGGGCGCGACAAGCGCCGCGCGATGTTCCTCGGGGTACGTGAGGTGGCGGGAGAGAGCGCCGGCGAACCCCCGCGCTTCCAGCAGTACGCCTTCGACAACCGGGACGTCTCGAAGGCCCGACTGAAGCGGTGGTTCCGCGACTGCGTCGAGGTGCGCGACGCCGACGGCGCCGAGCGCGTCCTGCTGACCGCGCTCGCGAACCTCCCCGAGGAGGCGGTGGCGGACATCGTGTTCACCGCCGCCACCGACCACCGCTACCTGAACGCCGGCCACTCGCTCGACTTCGTCAACAAGGCGTTCGAGACGCTCGACCACATCGGCTGGGGCGGGGCGACGGACGACGGTGCTGGGGAGGGACACGCCGACGCCGTCCTCGCCTCGACCGTCCGGCAGTTGACCGACGCGACCCGCTCCGAGGAACTCTCCTCGTGGCGCCAGCCCGTCGACATCGCGGCGCTCTGTGCCGACGCGAACGAGCGACTGGACGACCTCGTTCGGGCGGGCGACGGGAAGACGTGGGCGCGCCCCGAGGGGTTCGTCGACGCGCTCCTCGCGGACGACCCCGAGGGAATCGTCGACGCGCTGACCGACGCCATCGCCGACGGCGCGACGACGACGCAACTGGCGGACGCCGTCGCCCGCGCGGCCACCTGGCGGGTCGCCCGCTTCGCGACGAACAACGAGTTCAGCGACTGGAACACGGTCCACCACACGTTCACCTACGCGAACGCCGTCCACCGCGCCACCCGACGGACCGACGCGACGGAACTCTACCGCGGCTGTCTCGACGCCGCGATGAGCGTCTACCTCGACCGCTTCCTCAACATGCCGAGCGCGCCGCTCCCCTCGCCCGGGGAGTCCGACCGCGACCCCGCCGCCATCCGCGAGGAGTTGCTCGAATGCTTCGACGAGCAGGGGCAGGTGAACCGCGCGGCGGCGCTCGTGAGCGAGCACTTCGACGCCGGCGGCGACCCCGACGACCTGAAGCGGACGCTCGGACGCGGCCTCCTCCGCGAGGACGCCGGTTTCCACACCCTCCAGAACGTCGAGGCCGGCTTCCGCCGGTTCGAGACCGTCGGGGAGGCGGAGGCGAAGCGCGCCGCGCTGATGGCCCCGGCGCGCTACATGGCCGCCCACTTCCCTACCCGCCGGGAGGCCGAACAGACGTTCTCCATCGCGACGCGCCTGCACCGCGGCGAGCGCCTCCACGAGGCGGAGTGAGTCAGCGGGGTTCGTAGACGTACATCTCGTCGACGCTCACGTCGTAGAAGACGGTCCCCGGCGGGAGGCGAAGCGCGCGCCACGCGACGTAGACGTCGCCGACGGCGCCGGCGGTGTTCATCACGAACCCGACGAGCGCGGCGCCCAGCAGCCACCCCTCCGCGAACAGGAGGAGCGGGGCCAGGAGTGTCGTCAGGACGACGAGCGGCGCGAGGGCGACGAGCACCTGGTCGCGCCGCGGTATCGCCTGCTCCAGGGCGGCGACGTACGCGCCGGGGAGACGCAGGTCGAGGCCCGCGGTGATGCGGTACCCTCGGAGGCGGGCGACGGCGGCGTGGACGCCTTCGTGGGCGAGGACCGTGGCGACGAGGGCGAGGCCGAGACCGACGAACGCGGTCGGTCCGACGCTCACCGAGACGCTCCCGCCGCGCGGAATCGCCGTGAGCGCCATCCCGGCGACGGCCGCGAGGAGCGTCGCGACCAGACCGGCGGCCTGCAGGCGGAGTCGGGGGTAGGTGAACGCCGTCGGGTCGCGGTAGCCGTCGAGACGAGGGGCGGAGGGGGGAACGGACTCCGTCCGGGGGACCATACCCCCCGAACCCCGTCGGACGCGATAGGGTTTCGGGTCTATTCCAGTTGTTTTATTCCAGCCGTGGTTGTACGACGGGCATGGCCACGACCGACTACGAGAACCTGCGCGTCGAGCGAGACGCACCCCTCGGGCGAATCGAACTCGCGAGCACGAGCGACTTCAACTCGCTCAACCCGACGATGGGCGAGGAACTGGTCCACGCCGTCACGGAACTGAGCGAGGACGAATCGATACGCTGTCTCGTCCTCACGGGGACCGACGGCGTCTTCTGCGCCGGTGCCGACCTCGCCGGTCTCGCGGGCGACGAGCGCGACGCGCCCGAACTCCGCCGTCTCGCCTCGTCGCTCCACGACGCCATCCTCCAGCTCCACCAGGCGGAGACGCCGCTCGTCGTCGGTATCAACGGGGTCGCCGCCGGCGCGGGGTTCAGCATGGCGCTCGCGGGCGACGTGGTCGTGATGAGCGACGAGGCGCGCCTGGAGTACGCCTACGGCCGCATCGGGTTGACCGGCGACGGCGGGTCGACCTTCTGGCTGCCGCGCCTCGTCGGCCTGCGCCGGGCGAAGGAGATAGCGCTCCTCGACGAACCCATCGACCCCGACTACGCCGTCGGCCTGGGACTGGTCACCGAGAGCGTCCCCGCCGCCGAGTTCGACGCGCGTGTCACCGACTACGCCGAGCGCCTCGCGAGCGGTCCCACCGCCGCCTTCGGCGCGACCAAGCGCCTGCTCACCGAGAGCTTCGACCGCGGGCTGGCGGGCCAGATGGCCGCCGAGACCGACGCCATCGCACGCGCCACCCACACCGAGGACTACGAGCGCGGACACGACGCGTTCTTCGAGAAGGGCGACCCCGAGTTCGTCGGGCAGTGAGAACCGAACGAGGGTGAGGGCGGTCGCGTCGACCGCGTTCGCCCGCACCGTTCCTCGTCGTCGTCCGCGACGTCACCGGAACGCTCCGAGTTCTGGGTGGCTCAGGAGGACTCTTCGTCCTCGTCGTCGTCCGCGACGTCCTCGAAGTCGGCGTCGACGTACTCCGACTCCTGGCTCGCGCCGGGACCGGCGCCCGCACCGCCCGGACCGGCACCCGCCGCGCCGGGACCGGCGCCACCCGCGCCGCCTGTACCGCCCGCGGCGCCCTGTGCGGCCTGCTGTTGCTGGTACATCTGCTTGCCGATCTCCTGGAGTTCCTTCGAGAGCGCCTCGGTGCTCTCGCGGAGCTCCTCGGTGCTCGCGTCCTCGTCCTCCAGGGTCGCCTCGACGTCCTCGATGGCGGCCTCGATGTCGGCCTGGAGGTCGTCGGAGACGTTCTCCTCGTTCTCCTCGAGGAGGGTGCGCGCGCGCTGGACCGACCCCTCGGCGTCGTTGCGCGCCTCGATACGCTCGCGGCGTTCCTTGTCCTCCTCGGCGTGCTCCTCGGCCTCCTGCTGCATCCGGTCGATCTCCTCGTCGGAGAGGCCCGCGCCGCCCTCGATGGTGATGGACTCGGCGTTGCCCGACCCCTTGTCCTCGGCCTCGACGTTGACGATGCCGTTCTCGTCGATGTTGAACGTCACCTCGATCTGGGGCGTGCCGGCGGGCGCGGGCGGGATGCCGGCGAGCTGGAACTCGCCCAGCAGCTCGTTCTGGTTCGCCATCTCGCGCTCGCCCTGGAAGACGCGCACCTGCACGTTCGTCTGGTTGTCCGCCGCAGTGGTGAACACCTTCGACTCCTCGGTCGGGATGGTCGTGTTCTTCTCGATGAGGCGCTCGAACAGCCCGCCCTTCACCTCGATACCGAGCGAGAGGGGGGTCACGTCGAGCAGGACGATGTCGTCCACCTCGCCGCCGAGGACGCCGCCCTGGATGGCCGCGCCGAGCGCGACGACCTCGTCGGGATTGACGTTCTTCTTCGGCTCCTGGCCGGTCAGCTCCTCGACTTTCTCCTGGACCATCGGCATCCGGGTCGACCCGCCGACGAGGATGACGTCGTCGATGTCGTCCTGGGAGTAGCCGGCGTCGGCGAGCGCCTGTTCCGTGGGGTCGACCGTCCGCTCGACCAGGTCGCGGGTGAGCGACTCGAACTTCGCACGGGAGAGCTTCGTCTCCAGGTTGAGCGGCCCGGCGTCGCCCGCCGCGATGAACGGGAGGTTGATGCTCGTCTCCTTGCGGCTGGAGAGCTCTATCTTGGCCTCCTCGGCGGCGTCCTTCAGGCGCTGGAGGGCCTGGCGGTCCTGGCGGAGGTCGACGCCGTGTTCGGCCTCGAACTCGTCGGCCAGCCAGTCGATGACGGCCTGGTCCCAGTCGTCGCCCCCGAGGCTGTTGTCCCCGTTGGTGGCGACGACCTCGTAGACGCCCCCGCCGAGGTCGAGCAGGGAGACGTCGAAGGTCCCCCCACCGAGGTCGTAGACGAGGACCGTCTTGTCGGCGTCGTCGTCGAGGCCGTAGGCCATCGAGGCGGCCGTCGGCTCGTTGACGATGCGTTCGACCTCGAAGCCGGCGATCTCGCCGGCGTCCTTCGTCGCCTGGCGCTGCTTGTCGTTGAAGTACGCCGGGACCGTGATGACGGCCTTCTCGACCTCGTCGCCGAGGTACTCCTCGGCGTCGCGCTTGATCTTCTGGAGGATCATCGCCGAGATCTGCTCGGGCGTGTACTCCTCGCCGTCGACCTCGACGGAGTAGCCCTCCTCGCCCATGTGGCGCTTGATAGAGGAGATGGTGCGCTCGGGGTTCTGGATGGCCTGGTTCTTCGCGGGGCGACCGACGAGTCGTTCGTCGTCGGTGAACGCGACGACCGAAGGCGTGGTCCGGTCACCCTCGCCGTTGACGATGATCTCGGGGTCGCCGCCCTCCATCACCGCGAACGCGCTGTTGGTGGTACCGAGGTCGATACCGAGAATCTTGTTACTCGCCATGTTGCTTCCACCTACTGGCGTCTGACCGTTAAACCTTGCTGAATCTCGTCCGGGACGGCCGCGGGGCGTCGGGCCGCAGTCGTGCGGTTTTGCCGAATCGACGGCGGGGGCAACCGCGAGATATAAACAGAAGTGCTAGTCCGACCCGTCGGTCCCCTCGCTCACCGTCACCTGCGCGGGCTTGATGACCTTCTCGGCCATCTCGTAGCCCGGCTGGTAGAGGTCCTCGACGGTCCCCTCGGGGTGGTCGCTCTCGACGCGCATCAGCACCTCGTGGCGCTGGGGGTCGACCGCCTCGCCCGCTTCCGGCGCTATCTCGGTCACGTTCTCCGCCTCGAGGACGTCGTCGAACAGGCGCAGCGTGGACTCGACGCCCTCGCGGATGTCGCCGTCCTGTTCGAGACCGCGCCGGAGGTTGTCCCGGACGTCGACGAGGCGTACGACGAGGTCCTCGGTCGCGCGCCGTCGCTCCTGCTCGCGGCGGCGCTCCTGGCGCTTCTTGTAGTTCTGGAACTCCGCCTGCTTGCGCTTCAGTCGCTCCTCCAGTTCCTCGACGCGCTCCTCCGCCTCGGCGGCCGCCGCCTCGGCGTCGGCGGCACGCGAGCGCAGGGCGGCTATCTCGGTGGCCAACGTCTCCGGGTCCGCCTCCTCGACGCGGGAGACGAGGTCCTCGTCGGCGTCGGCGCCGGCGCCGGAGTCCGACTCGGCGACACCCGACTCGGCCGCGTCGGTGGGGGCCGCGGCCGCCGACCCGTTCGACGCCTCGGCGGCCGCATCCTCGGGGTCACCCGTCGGCGCTCGCTCCGAGTTCGTGAAATCGTCGTCGTCACTCATTGCTCGAATCGTCGGGCGGCGGCCGAGTAAACCCACCGAAATCGCGTCGCGTCGCACCGAAGAAGAGCCGCGGACTGCGGGCCGAG
This genomic window contains:
- a CDS encoding enoyl-CoA hydratase/isomerase family protein, which encodes MATTDYENLRVERDAPLGRIELASTSDFNSLNPTMGEELVHAVTELSEDESIRCLVLTGTDGVFCAGADLAGLAGDERDAPELRRLASSLHDAILQLHQAETPLVVGINGVAAGAGFSMALAGDVVVMSDEARLEYAYGRIGLTGDGGSTFWLPRLVGLRRAKEIALLDEPIDPDYAVGLGLVTESVPAAEFDARVTDYAERLASGPTAAFGATKRLLTESFDRGLAGQMAAETDAIARATHTEDYERGHDAFFEKGDPEFVGQ
- a CDS encoding nucleotide exchange factor GrpE — translated: MSDDDDFTNSERAPTGDPEDAAAEASNGSAAAAPTDAAESGVAESDSGAGADADEDLVSRVEEADPETLATEIAALRSRAADAEAAAAEAEERVEELEERLKRKQAEFQNYKKRQERRREQERRRATEDLVVRLVDVRDNLRRGLEQDGDIREGVESTLRLFDDVLEAENVTEIAPEAGEAVDPQRHEVLMRVESDHPEGTVEDLYQPGYEMAEKVIKPAQVTVSEGTDGSD
- a CDS encoding AMP-binding protein, with protein sequence MDDQAPRVLGDLLARERRSDAPALLAPALDRAYDYHRLLTNAWKTGNFLRHLGVREGTVVAVVADPVPEAVLSVHGAALLGATVRVLPPGERAPEARALVAPADRLAASDPDAATQCVVYGAPPDDPSVSYFERDVWSENPTEPPDVVAPETPLLTDGDEEYTHRQVLAAARSVVEEWSLDATSRVAVRASLSDPGTVVVGLVAPLLAGAATLFPDDEARGTLAVATDDAPEAMCCSPEDVLDGSA
- a CDS encoding TIGR00366 family protein, with protein sequence MGEKFADWSMKYMPDPYVFVIVLTVLAFLGALPFQMQESETALGAVGGVFDAWYGGVWTFLTFMAQFAVILMTGDAIAKSPAVTRLLERIAGLPTSRKTAVAFTSFTAMAAALISWGLGLIVGAVMARQVTYQGQKNGLDLHYPLVAAAGYTGLMIWHSGITSSSGLFMASLTEDDEAFLQYTPEGIPVTETIGSMANLSTVALLLIFVPLVMAALHPRDGDTIRGLPDSVMEEMAPSSGVAPDGGETAVGDPVEPSVTERLTPADRLNTSVLLTVLIAVFPAYYFINSWFLSGEGLAGLSLNSINAFFLFSAIVLWKTPMGVVEQMEDSVKNVSGIIFQFPFYAGISGIVTGTALGLAIANFFASISTPLTWPVLGLISTGLVNIFVPSGGGQWAAQGPILLETTQQLGMPLSTAVILEMMGDQLTNMVQPFWALPLLALADLRARDIIGYSTVAMLVGFVIMAVTLTVFLGLPYA
- a CDS encoding MFS transporter → MRSRLAKRVYYGWVVAACCFVSSGIMFGMTYSFSVFFDALLGAFDASPARISLVFGVQTFAIYAGAALLGGALDRFGPRRILLLGTLLLGGGLYGTGLSASYPVLVATYGLVTGVGMGCLYLVAYAVVPHWFRRRRGTATGFASAGLGVGMLLIAPGSAELIARYGWRGAFRTLAVVLTALLLLAVLFLADSPGSVGADRSHEFPGESASAERAGRPALDGGVEPIGGVRETVRSLPFALVVLGWTLIYAPLFVLVNHAVPFAGDLGARWAGVLALSVIGFTTSAARLGIGFGADRVGRVRVFVVSSSLMGVSLLALPFAGGPVGLLAVATCFGIGYGGNGALLSPLVADLFGAEQLGALYGIVSLAFGVAGLFASPLASVGYETFGSYLPVFLVVGAVGLAGAACIEGAGRLRGVL
- a CDS encoding DUF3267 domain-containing protein is translated as MVPRTESVPPSAPRLDGYRDPTAFTYPRLRLQAAGLVATLLAAVAGMALTAIPRGGSVSVSVGPTAFVGLGLALVATVLAHEGVHAAVARLRGYRITAGLDLRLPGAYVAALEQAIPRRDQVLVALAPLVVLTTLLAPLLLFAEGWLLGAALVGFVMNTAGAVGDVYVAWRALRLPPGTVFYDVSVDEMYVYEPR
- a CDS encoding Rieske (2Fe-2S) protein; protein product: MATDSTTDATFVEVADRASLADGPTVVSEDGQAIALFDHDGEVYAVDNRCPHMGFPLTRGTVEDGILTCHWHHARFELEEGDTFDIWADDLRTFPVEVRDGNVYVDPSPDPDVPPAVHWRNRLADGLNENLRLVMAKAVVGLDEEGEGFHTPIETAVTFGTRYRAMGWGRGLTTLGCMANLHADVGGRDKRRAMFLGVREVAGESAGEPPRFQQYAFDNRDVSKARLKRWFRDCVEVRDADGAERVLLTALANLPEEAVADIVFTAATDHRYLNAGHSLDFVNKAFETLDHIGWGGATDDGAGEGHADAVLASTVRQLTDATRSEELSSWRQPVDIAALCADANERLDDLVRAGDGKTWARPEGFVDALLADDPEGIVDALTDAIADGATTTQLADAVARAATWRVARFATNNEFSDWNTVHHTFTYANAVHRATRRTDATELYRGCLDAAMSVYLDRFLNMPSAPLPSPGESDRDPAAIREELLECFDEQGQVNRAAALVSEHFDAGGDPDDLKRTLGRGLLREDAGFHTLQNVEAGFRRFETVGEAEAKRAALMAPARYMAAHFPTRREAEQTFSIATRLHRGERLHEAE
- the dnaJ gene encoding molecular chaperone DnaJ translates to MSEDFYEVLGVSRDADEDEIRSAFRKQAAEYHPDVSDDPDAEEKFKRAKKAKEVLMDEEKRAAYDRMGHDRFEQAEKRGGFDAGAGGDPFGGMGGGAGGSPFDDIFEQFFGGGGGGRSGPRQGRDLRTGLTVDLRDAYEGLSTQMTVTRPERCPDCDGRGHPPEADAQTCPACNGQGQQTRVQQTPFGRVQQSQTCQQCAGDGTLYSETCTTCAGDGQVLEDATLTVDVPAGIRDGQTLRMSGEGAPGEGGGPKGDLLVEITVEPHPDFERDGDDLLHRLPLSFPQAVFGDEVDVETLGGTVSMDVPSGTQSGETFRLQGKGMPRLQRRGHGDLFVQVQVVTPDQLNEAQREALAAFAEAGGEEVDVKEGFFEKLKNSF
- the dnaK gene encoding molecular chaperone DnaK; the protein is MASNKILGIDLGTTNSAFAVMEGGDPEIIVNGEGDRTTPSVVAFTDDERLVGRPAKNQAIQNPERTISSIKRHMGEEGYSVEVDGEEYTPEQISAMILQKIKRDAEEYLGDEVEKAVITVPAYFNDKQRQATKDAGEIAGFEVERIVNEPTAASMAYGLDDDADKTVLVYDLGGGTFDVSLLDLGGGVYEVVATNGDNSLGGDDWDQAVIDWLADEFEAEHGVDLRQDRQALQRLKDAAEEAKIELSSRKETSINLPFIAAGDAGPLNLETKLSRAKFESLTRDLVERTVDPTEQALADAGYSQDDIDDVILVGGSTRMPMVQEKVEELTGQEPKKNVNPDEVVALGAAIQGGVLGGEVDDIVLLDVTPLSLGIEVKGGLFERLIEKNTTIPTEESKVFTTAADNQTNVQVRVFQGEREMANQNELLGEFQLAGIPPAPAGTPQIEVTFNIDENGIVNVEAEDKGSGNAESITIEGGAGLSDEEIDRMQQEAEEHAEEDKERRERIEARNDAEGSVQRARTLLEENEENVSDDLQADIEAAIEDVEATLEDEDASTEELRESTEALSKELQEIGKQMYQQQQAAQGAAGGTGGAGGAGPGAAGAGPGGAGAGPGASQESEYVDADFEDVADDDEDEESS